A genomic region of Zalophus californianus isolate mZalCal1 chromosome 1, mZalCal1.pri.v2, whole genome shotgun sequence contains the following coding sequences:
- the LOC113918943 gene encoding 60S ribosomal protein L36a, with amino-acid sequence MVNVPKTRRTFCKKCGKHQPHKVTQYKKGKDSLYAQGKRRYDRKQSGYGGQTKPIFRKKAKTTKKIVLRLECVEPNCRSKRMLAIKRCKHFELGGDKKRKGQVIQF; translated from the coding sequence ATGGTGAATGTTCCTAAAACCCGCCGGACTTTCTGCAAGAAGTGTGGCAAGCACCAGCCCCACAAAGTGACACAGTACAAGAAGGGCAAAGATTCTCTTTATGCCCAGGGAAAGCGGCGTTATGACAGGAAGCAGAGTGGCTATGGCGGGCAGACTAAGCCGATTTTCCGGAAAAAGGCTAAAACTACAAAGAAGATTGTGCTGAGGCTTGAATGTGTTGAGCCCAATTGCAGATCTAAGAGAATGCTGGCTATTAAGAGATGCAAGCATTTTGAACTGGGAGGAGATAAGAAGAGAAAGGGCCAAGTGATCCAGTTCTAA